One part of the Solanum dulcamara chromosome 8, daSolDulc1.2, whole genome shotgun sequence genome encodes these proteins:
- the LOC129899805 gene encoding uncharacterized protein LOC129899805, translated as MAPFEALYGRGCRLPIVCFKDGDVKPLGVDLMGEQVLLKVSPIKSVIRFGKKGKLSPHYIGLFKILDCVEPMDYRLALPPSLSRVHLVLYVYMLKKYHGDGYYIIKWDSVLLDKDLQYEEKLIAILDHDVWKLRSKEIKSVKVQWKHHPVDEATWETKKDMRDQEQAKRLRKRKAQVP; from the exons atggcaccatttgaagcACTTTATGGGAGGGGATGTAGATTGCCCATAGTGTGTTTTAAGGATGGAGATGTAAAACCTTTGGGAGTTGATTTG ATGGGTGAACAGGTTcttttgaaggtgtcacctatAAAGAGTGTGATAAGATTTggtaagaagggcaagcttagtcCTCACTACATTGGCCTATTCAAGATTCTTGACTGTGTAGAGCCAATGGATTATAGGTTGGCTCTACCACCTAGTCTATCTAGAGTCCACCTAGTGCTCTATGTATACATGTTGAAGAAGTACCATGGGGATGGATATTATATCATCAAGTGGGACTCAGTCTTATTAGACAAAGATCTTCAGTATGAAGAAAAACTGATAGCAATTCTTGATCATGATGTTTGGAAGCTAAGGTCCAAGGAGATTAAGTCGGTAAAGGTTCAATGGAAGCATCATCCGGTTGATGAAGCCACTTGGGAAACCAAGAAGGACATGCGAG accaagaacaagccaagAGACTCCGTAAAAGGAAAGCTCAAGTTCCTTAA
- the LOC129899806 gene encoding uncharacterized protein LOC129899806 translates to MYKQHQVGGDEDAILIEVPISFIALEESKDDVLVDEMVPKNMHYLHTYSFEQRRQNWIIKHSSRRDGSTIDYVYHHLETKKKFRSLVEVYRFVVYGQVHEIKKKQNGNEEILQVTPRHKPHIRGNKLIKHYVVGTCTEPCKGVYIKYRGEVNYLSKRDIPSNIEKKRKIENEDLYGYQQVTLGDDATRVNFGDATLSTLLQSLFYLWDFELIHHQERTAEVFPITDTEESVGEEEFIDLLSLIHKASEKRPREEDKKMKKSKKSKHMKRD, encoded by the exons ATGTATAAGCAGCACCAAGTTGGTGGTGATGAGGATGCAATATTAATTGAAGTTCCTATATCTTTTATCGCACTGGAAGAATCAAAGGATGATGTTTTAGTG GATGAGATGGTaccaaaaaatatgcattaccTGCATACTTATTCATTTGAACAAAGAAGGCAGAATTGGATCATCAAGCATTCTTCTCGTCGAGATGGTTCAACAATTGATTAT GTCTACCATCATTTGGAGACGAAGAAAAAGTTTCGGTCTTTGGTAGAGGTTTACCGATTTGTTGTATATGGTCAAGTTCATGaaataaagaagaaacaaaACGGAAATGAAGAAATATTACAG GTGACACCAAGACATAAACCACATATACGTGGTAACAAATTGATCAAACATTATGTAGTTGGAACATGTACTGAACCTTGCAAAGGGGTTTACATAAAATATCGGGGAGAAGTTAACTACTTATCTAAACGTGACATCCCTTCCAATATTG agaaaaaaagaaaaatagaaaacgAAGATTTATATGGGTATCAACAGGTGACCTTGGGAGATGATGCAACACGTGTGAACTTTGGAGATGCTACATTAAGTACTCTATTACAATCCCTTTTCTACCTTTGGGATTTTGAGCTCATACATCATCAAGAGAGGACAGCAGAGGTGTTCCCGATTACAGATACTGAGGAATCGGTGGGGGAGGAGGAATTTATTGACTTATTGAGTTTGATCCATAAAGCCTCGGAAAAGCGCCCTCGTGAGGAAGacaagaagatgaagaaatcaAAGAAGTCAAAGCACATGAAGAGAGACTAG